The following are encoded in a window of Paenibacillus polymyxa genomic DNA:
- a CDS encoding AGE family epimerase/isomerase, protein METLLDEIRQEWKEHILPFWLGLKDETHGGFYGEVDVDLHIHNQANKGGIATARLLWSFSAATRVTGEDTYAEAARHAFTFLRDHLLDPLHGGMYWMVDYTGQPVDTCKHVYAQAFAIYAIAEYARATDDPNALPLAMELFHLLEQKGYDPTRQAYGEQYDRSWNTQPNELLSENGVTAHITMNTHIHVLEAYTQLLRVWPNEEVRDALTNVLDILYHRVYDASARRLGVFFDREWRSLLDLTSYGHDIEASWLIEDAMNVLGYYPSEYVDMVIDIANAVAERAVQPDGSLINEREGERVDTSRIWWVQAEGMVGFYNAFQRTKDERFLQIVKNLWSYTQQHIIDPRPGGEWFWSVQADGKPDAREIAGPWKCPYHNSRFCIEMLERMENQ, encoded by the coding sequence TTGGAAACATTACTGGACGAAATTAGACAGGAATGGAAGGAACACATACTCCCATTCTGGCTTGGACTGAAGGATGAGACACACGGTGGGTTTTACGGCGAGGTGGACGTGGATCTGCACATTCATAACCAAGCCAATAAAGGCGGGATTGCCACTGCACGGCTACTCTGGTCATTCTCGGCGGCTACCCGTGTAACAGGGGAAGATACCTATGCAGAAGCCGCACGACATGCATTCACATTCCTGCGGGATCACCTGCTTGATCCATTACATGGAGGAATGTACTGGATGGTGGACTACACCGGGCAACCCGTGGACACGTGCAAGCATGTATACGCGCAGGCATTTGCGATCTATGCGATAGCAGAGTATGCACGTGCCACAGACGACCCGAATGCATTACCACTAGCTATGGAGCTGTTCCACCTGCTGGAGCAAAAAGGATATGATCCCACCCGGCAGGCATACGGCGAACAATATGACCGCTCGTGGAACACGCAGCCTAATGAGCTACTCAGCGAAAATGGGGTTACCGCGCATATCACCATGAATACGCATATTCATGTTTTGGAGGCGTACACCCAATTGCTGCGCGTCTGGCCAAATGAAGAGGTTCGAGATGCACTGACGAACGTACTGGATATTTTATATCATCGTGTTTACGATGCTTCTGCTCGACGACTGGGGGTATTTTTCGACCGTGAATGGCGCTCTCTGCTTGACCTAACCTCATATGGTCACGACATCGAAGCCAGCTGGTTGATTGAGGATGCTATGAATGTGCTGGGTTATTACCCGTCAGAATACGTGGATATGGTGATAGATATTGCCAATGCGGTAGCAGAGCGCGCTGTTCAGCCAGACGGATCGCTCATCAATGAGCGGGAAGGAGAGCGGGTGGACACCTCACGTATCTGGTGGGTACAGGCCGAGGGGATGGTTGGTTTTTATAATGCGTTTCAACGTACAAAAGACGAACGTTTTTTGCAAATTGTGAAAAATCTATGGTCCTATACCCAGCAACATATCATCGATCCGCGCCCCGGAGGCGAATGGTTCTGGTCAGTTCAAGCGGATGGTAAGCCTGATGCGAGAGAGATTGCAGGACCCTGGAAGTGCCCTTATCACAACAGCCGATTTTGCATAGAAATGCTAGAAAGGATGGAAAACCAATGA
- a CDS encoding glycosidase → MIHSKYNELRLQQEELITRLNEVKTTFYNGIYERYIYPVLTRHHVPLHWRFDLDAQTNPFFMERLGVNAALNPGAIYHEGKYILVSRTEGLDRKSFFALAESDNGIDQFRFIDVPLVWEDIDPEETNMYDMRLVKHEDGWIYGIYCSEKKDPDAPPHDTSSAVAQAGLVRTRDLRTWTRLPNITTQSPQQRNVVLHPEFVDGQYAFYTRPQDGFISTGSGGGIAFGLCKDITQPVIEHETVIDERCYHTVYEAKNGQGPAPIKTSRGWIHIAHGVRNTAAGLRYVLYTFATSLEDPTRVIAKPGGHFLAPYDEERVGDVSNVIFCNGAVVNEQDEVFIYYASSDTRIHVATTTIARLEDYTFNTPSDPLRSLGSAAVRRELIHHNEALLQAHSRPSQRT, encoded by the coding sequence ATGATCCATAGCAAATATAATGAGCTGCGGTTGCAGCAAGAGGAACTGATTACACGCCTCAATGAGGTTAAAACTACCTTTTATAATGGTATCTACGAACGCTACATCTACCCAGTGCTCACACGCCATCATGTTCCACTTCACTGGCGGTTTGATCTGGATGCGCAAACCAATCCCTTTTTCATGGAGCGGCTGGGTGTAAATGCGGCATTGAATCCAGGGGCGATCTATCATGAAGGAAAATACATTCTTGTTTCGCGTACCGAGGGACTGGATCGAAAGTCATTTTTTGCTTTGGCAGAGAGCGATAACGGCATTGATCAATTTCGGTTCATTGACGTTCCCCTCGTATGGGAGGATATCGACCCGGAAGAAACAAATATGTACGATATGCGATTGGTAAAGCATGAGGACGGCTGGATTTACGGTATTTATTGCTCAGAGAAAAAAGACCCTGACGCGCCACCCCACGATACCTCCAGTGCTGTCGCTCAGGCCGGACTGGTCCGCACTCGTGATCTTCGTACATGGACCCGGCTTCCCAACATCACTACCCAGTCCCCCCAGCAGCGCAACGTTGTCCTGCACCCTGAATTTGTGGACGGTCAATATGCCTTCTATACTCGTCCCCAGGACGGGTTTATTTCCACCGGTTCAGGCGGAGGCATCGCCTTCGGCCTGTGCAAAGATATTACACAACCCGTGATTGAACACGAAACCGTCATTGATGAGCGCTGTTATCATACGGTGTACGAAGCCAAGAACGGACAGGGCCCTGCCCCGATCAAGACCAGTCGCGGCTGGATTCATATCGCTCACGGGGTACGCAATACAGCCGCCGGGCTACGGTATGTGCTATATACCTTTGCCACCAGTCTGGAAGACCCTACGCGCGTCATTGCTAAGCCTGGCGGGCACTTTCTGGCTCCTTATGATGAGGAACGCGTGGGCGACGTCTCGAATGTTATTTTTTGCAATGGAGCAGTCGTTAACGAACAAGATGAAGTCTTTATTTACTACGCGTCCAGCGATACCCGTATTCACGTAGCGACGACCACCATCGCTCGACTGGAAGACTACACCTTCAATACACCATCCGATCCCTTGCGCTCTCTCGGCAGCGCCGCTGTTCGCCGCGAGCTAATTCATCACAATGAAGCGCTATTGCAAGCACACTCCCGTCCTTCCCAGCGGACATAA
- a CDS encoding substrate-binding domain-containing protein, producing MKSNVTMRDIADKLGVSSVTVSKALNDKDGVSEELKERIKTLAGEMGYRFNTVAKSMKEGLTYNIGVVIPERFTGPGQSFYLHIYQQISRALEPYGYYGILHILHREDEEQLNLPRIYYDRKVDGFILLGQVSKPYIELVQTMDLPKMFLDFYDEHADIDSVVTDNFYGAYELTNYLIAQGHRDIAYVGNIYSTSSIQDRFLGYYKSLLEHRLPLRNEWVLSDRDDEGAFVEMELPQPLPTAFVCNCDQVAHNLVHKLIALGYRVPEDCSVVGFDNDVYATLIVPQLTTVGVDIEQMARIAIDSMMKKISHPGGRFGRVLVQGHIVYRDSVQPIQRP from the coding sequence ATGAAGAGCAACGTTACGATGCGGGATATTGCAGATAAGCTGGGAGTAAGCAGCGTGACCGTGTCGAAGGCGCTCAATGACAAGGATGGGGTTAGCGAGGAGCTAAAAGAGCGCATTAAGACGCTCGCGGGCGAAATGGGTTATCGTTTCAATACCGTTGCCAAGTCCATGAAGGAGGGCCTCACCTATAACATAGGTGTTGTCATTCCTGAACGTTTTACTGGCCCCGGCCAATCGTTTTATCTGCACATCTACCAGCAAATTTCACGAGCACTGGAGCCATACGGCTACTATGGCATTCTTCACATCCTTCATCGCGAAGACGAAGAACAGCTTAATCTGCCACGTATCTATTACGACCGCAAGGTGGACGGCTTCATTCTCCTGGGTCAAGTGAGCAAGCCATATATCGAGCTGGTACAAACCATGGATCTACCCAAAATGTTTCTCGATTTTTATGATGAACATGCCGATATCGACTCCGTGGTGACGGATAATTTCTACGGAGCCTATGAGCTGACCAACTATTTGATCGCCCAGGGGCATCGTGATATTGCATATGTAGGCAATATCTATTCCACCAGTAGTATTCAGGATCGTTTCCTCGGCTACTATAAATCCTTGCTGGAGCACAGACTGCCCCTCCGTAACGAGTGGGTGCTCAGTGACCGGGACGACGAAGGTGCTTTTGTTGAAATGGAGCTGCCTCAGCCGCTACCGACTGCCTTTGTATGTAACTGCGATCAGGTCGCTCACAATCTGGTACACAAGCTCATTGCTCTGGGATACCGCGTGCCTGAGGACTGCTCTGTAGTCGGATTTGACAACGATGTATATGCCACTCTTATTGTTCCGCAACTGACCACAGTCGGCGTAGACATCGAGCAGATGGCACGTATCGCGATTGATTCGATGATGAAAAAAATAAGCCATCCCGGCGGCCGCTTTGGTCGAGTCCTCGTGCAGGGTCATATTGTATATCGTGATTCCGTACAGCCCATCCAGAGACCATGA
- a CDS encoding cold-shock protein: MYRRQAPEIIPEENTAIWSCTNEGCNGWMRTDFTFLNEPACPFCQASMGQEMRMLPILNRAGNSFVAQRS, from the coding sequence ATGTACAGACGCCAGGCCCCGGAAATCATTCCAGAGGAAAATACGGCTATTTGGTCGTGTACAAACGAGGGTTGCAACGGTTGGATGCGAACGGATTTCACCTTTTTGAACGAGCCAGCTTGTCCATTTTGCCAAGCCTCAATGGGGCAAGAAATGCGGATGCTGCCGATTCTCAATCGGGCGGGCAATTCCTTTGTCGCCCAGCGCTCCTAA
- a CDS encoding DUF2179 domain-containing protein: MLKILLFILVIQIIYVSAYTLRMILTLKGQKYIAALISTVEVTVYVLGLNVVLKYLDQVASLAVYAIGYALGILIGAWIEEKIALGYVTVKVISNEINGGIANALRDKGYGVTAWLGSGRDGERLVMEILAKRKNQNKLYQSILELDPKAFVITVEPKQFHGGFWTKAIRK; encoded by the coding sequence ATGCTCAAAATTTTATTGTTTATTCTCGTTATTCAAATTATTTACGTATCGGCGTATACACTGCGCATGATTCTGACGCTGAAAGGACAGAAGTACATTGCTGCGCTCATTAGCACCGTGGAAGTTACGGTCTATGTATTGGGCTTGAATGTTGTGCTTAAGTACCTGGATCAAGTGGCAAGTCTTGCAGTATACGCCATTGGCTATGCATTGGGCATTCTTATTGGAGCATGGATTGAGGAAAAAATAGCGCTCGGTTATGTCACCGTTAAGGTGATCAGCAATGAGATCAATGGAGGAATTGCCAATGCGCTGCGGGACAAAGGATACGGCGTTACAGCCTGGCTGGGCAGTGGACGTGATGGAGAGCGCCTGGTAATGGAAATTTTGGCTAAACGAAAAAACCAGAATAAGCTGTATCAGTCCATTCTGGAGCTGGACCCTAAGGCTTTTGTCATTACGGTAGAGCCGAAGCAATTTCATGGCGGCTTCTGGACTAAGGCTATCCGTAAATAA
- a CDS encoding CsbD family protein — translation MKDNGTSDKIKGNVNKAKGEIKDQIGNATDNKSLQAEGKLDKAKGHLQETAGKLKDGK, via the coding sequence ATGAAGGATAACGGAACTAGCGATAAAATCAAAGGTAATGTGAACAAAGCCAAAGGTGAAATCAAGGACCAAATCGGGAACGCTACCGATAATAAGTCCCTTCAAGCCGAAGGCAAACTGGATAAGGCCAAAGGCCATCTTCAGGAAACAGCAGGCAAACTGAAGGACGGCAAATAA
- a CDS encoding stalk domain-containing protein, with protein sequence MKSLKSIKKPVIITAVSALAISGALFSQSTYAAQVTKPIQAVYNNIKIIYNGTEVPYDAKTEPFLLDGVTYIPLKLAGTALDKKVTWDGTNKRVVIADNGVPIDQSTVTALNNQITTLTQELNTAKAANTTKDATIAQLQKDNQTLKDEASKNSSSSLKDLQKKLNDDHRDDYNTNSDITLDGNKNDITVTIEMTKSRWTELSDSRKESFLEDIVEDILKEYKDADVEGTVKNSSNRDKMATFTTNSRGDVTLKDVASSLDASTIQRDLVNRYGNYAGVGFDFTVRGDSSEASVDVYVKTDAWNNTLTNAQRNSLIENVLYELKNRNSVSRVVGKIKSSENSNTITSF encoded by the coding sequence ATGAAATCACTGAAATCTATCAAAAAACCTGTCATCATCACTGCCGTATCCGCCTTGGCCATATCCGGGGCTCTTTTCAGCCAATCCACATATGCCGCACAAGTGACTAAGCCGATCCAAGCAGTATATAACAATATTAAAATCATCTACAACGGAACTGAGGTTCCTTATGATGCCAAAACAGAACCGTTCCTGCTGGATGGCGTAACGTATATCCCACTGAAGCTGGCAGGTACAGCTTTGGATAAAAAGGTAACATGGGATGGCACAAACAAACGCGTAGTCATTGCCGACAACGGCGTTCCGATTGATCAGTCTACAGTTACGGCGTTGAACAACCAGATTACGACGCTGACTCAAGAGCTCAACACAGCAAAAGCAGCAAACACAACGAAAGACGCCACCATCGCTCAATTGCAAAAAGACAACCAGACGCTAAAAGATGAAGCGAGTAAAAATAGCTCTAGCTCCTTGAAGGATCTTCAAAAGAAGCTGAACGATGATCACAGGGATGACTACAACACCAACTCGGATATCACTCTGGATGGTAACAAAAACGATATTACGGTGACCATCGAAATGACAAAATCCAGATGGACTGAGTTATCTGACAGCAGAAAGGAAAGCTTCCTGGAGGACATCGTGGAAGATATTTTGAAAGAGTATAAAGATGCCGATGTAGAGGGTACAGTTAAAAACTCCAGTAATAGAGATAAAATGGCGACCTTCACAACCAACAGCAGAGGCGATGTTACTTTGAAGGATGTAGCTTCTTCCTTGGATGCAAGTACGATTCAACGCGATTTGGTTAATAGATATGGCAATTACGCTGGCGTTGGCTTTGATTTCACAGTAAGAGGCGACAGCAGTGAAGCTAGCGTGGATGTATATGTAAAGACTGACGCTTGGAACAATACACTTACTAATGCGCAAAGAAACTCTCTTATAGAGAATGTTCTTTATGAGCTTAAAAACAGAAACTCGGTATCTCGAGTAGTGGGTAAAATTAAGTCTAGCGAAAACAGCAACACGATAACTTCGTTCTAA
- a CDS encoding LamG-like jellyroll fold domain-containing protein yields the protein MMRSFVKRKVRKSIAITLTLLLAIASAPLGASAIDTAVTVPDQNNKQDAPTFSNVSVHDPSIVKDGDTYYVFGSHISAAKSKDLTNWTSFANGYTTPGNTLYGDLSKNLAGSFAWAGENDADSKGGFSVWAPDVFWNEHYVNEDGTKGAYMIYYSASSTYIRSAIGIAVAPKIEGPYQYVDTIIHTGFTKETAFDKDSKVDKKWTNTPIQQLIKEGKLEGPRPGWFNTDGSYANRMFPNAIDASVFYDANGRLWMTYGSWSGGIFLLELDKATGKPMYPGKDGTTEDGRLIDRYFGTKIAGGYGESGEGPYIEYHPKTGYYYLYVTYGGLAADGGYNMRLFRSKSPTGPYKDAKGQNAVLPANTKNTTYGNKLIGNFLFDSKIGDSGTGTGYGYVSPGHNSVYTDPATGQMFVVFHTRFPQQGETHELRVHQMFMNQDDWPVVAPYRYGGETLTKLDEKQFIGDYQYINHGSDSSATIKNTQFIQLRADHTIEGDVQGTWRKSGDANIQLTLDGAVLDGVFLRQWDQVTNQYILAFTVLSNKGEMAWGSKLPDMTDTTVVDSVYRELDLGDTSRVTASLNLPKEGSRQTRITWKTSDQSVITDTGEIKRPGIGEKAASATLTATITKGQRSRDKVFNITVSPYEKATLTASYTFENNLEDQQDAFANGKVIGDRIDRQGGSVSYAEGVKGQAIVLDGKSGIALPGGLISSSAYSVSLWVKPSDLTLHTPTFFGAMDSNHWISLLPRGPEKDNTMVWSGSSLWYTGSTGLKIKTNEWTHLAFTVDHGVLAVYVNGKLQFTGSGFPDVFTSKSGTFSLGVNWWDPAFKGSIDELSIFEGALPPVLVAELAKMK from the coding sequence ATGATGAGAAGTTTTGTTAAACGTAAGGTCAGGAAAAGTATTGCAATAACACTAACATTATTATTAGCAATCGCAAGCGCACCATTAGGTGCAAGTGCAATAGACACGGCGGTAACGGTGCCAGACCAGAACAATAAGCAGGATGCGCCAACCTTCTCTAATGTATCGGTTCATGACCCTTCCATTGTCAAAGACGGTGACACTTATTATGTATTTGGGTCACACATCTCTGCGGCGAAGTCAAAAGATCTTACAAACTGGACTTCTTTTGCAAACGGTTACACTACGCCTGGGAACACACTTTACGGGGACTTATCGAAGAATCTAGCTGGATCTTTCGCTTGGGCGGGTGAGAATGATGCGGACAGTAAGGGAGGATTCTCGGTATGGGCGCCCGATGTATTTTGGAATGAGCATTATGTCAATGAGGATGGGACAAAAGGGGCATATATGATTTATTATAGCGCATCTTCCACCTACATTCGTTCCGCGATCGGCATTGCAGTCGCACCCAAAATCGAGGGTCCATATCAATATGTGGATACAATTATACACACTGGTTTTACGAAAGAGACTGCATTCGATAAAGATAGCAAGGTAGATAAAAAGTGGACAAATACGCCGATTCAACAACTCATTAAGGAAGGCAAGCTTGAGGGCCCCAGACCGGGATGGTTTAATACCGATGGTTCTTATGCGAATCGGATGTTCCCAAATGCAATCGATGCAAGCGTTTTTTACGATGCAAACGGGCGCTTGTGGATGACGTATGGTTCATGGTCCGGGGGAATATTTTTACTCGAGCTAGATAAGGCAACTGGCAAACCCATGTACCCAGGTAAAGATGGAACTACGGAGGACGGCCGTCTGATTGATCGTTATTTTGGCACCAAGATCGCAGGTGGATACGGTGAGTCCGGGGAAGGTCCGTATATTGAATACCACCCAAAAACGGGTTATTACTATTTGTATGTAACCTATGGCGGTCTTGCAGCGGATGGAGGGTATAACATGAGGTTATTCCGTTCCAAGAGTCCGACAGGACCTTATAAAGATGCCAAAGGACAGAATGCTGTTTTGCCGGCAAACACCAAGAATACAACTTATGGAAACAAGTTGATAGGTAATTTCTTGTTCGATAGTAAAATAGGCGATTCCGGTACAGGCACTGGCTATGGCTATGTTTCCCCTGGACACAATTCTGTATACACCGATCCTGCTACTGGACAAATGTTTGTCGTCTTTCATACCCGATTCCCTCAGCAGGGGGAGACACATGAGCTGCGTGTACACCAAATGTTTATGAATCAGGATGACTGGCCTGTCGTAGCTCCTTACCGTTACGGTGGCGAGACGCTAACAAAGCTGGATGAGAAACAATTCATTGGCGATTATCAATATATTAATCATGGCAGTGATTCTTCGGCTACGATCAAGAATACACAATTCATTCAGCTTAGAGCAGATCATACCATCGAAGGCGATGTGCAAGGAACATGGCGCAAGTCGGGAGATGCGAATATCCAATTAACACTGGATGGTGCTGTATTGGATGGGGTGTTCTTAAGACAATGGGATCAGGTTACGAATCAATACATCCTGGCGTTTACAGTTTTATCGAATAAAGGTGAAATGGCTTGGGGCAGTAAGCTCCCTGATATGACCGATACGACAGTAGTGGACAGTGTGTATCGTGAGTTAGATCTTGGCGATACAAGTCGGGTGACGGCTAGCCTGAATCTTCCGAAGGAAGGCAGTCGGCAAACCCGGATTACCTGGAAAACTTCAGACCAAAGCGTCATTACGGATACAGGTGAAATCAAGCGTCCAGGAATCGGAGAAAAGGCTGCATCTGCCACTTTGACGGCTACCATTACCAAAGGACAACGTAGTCGGGACAAAGTTTTTAACATCACGGTATCCCCTTATGAGAAAGCAACATTGACTGCGTCATACACATTTGAAAATAATCTGGAGGATCAGCAGGATGCTTTTGCTAATGGCAAAGTTATCGGTGACCGAATCGATCGCCAGGGAGGAAGTGTATCCTACGCTGAAGGCGTAAAGGGCCAAGCTATAGTCCTTGATGGAAAGTCAGGCATTGCTCTACCTGGAGGACTCATATCCAGCTCAGCATATTCCGTTTCACTGTGGGTAAAACCAAGCGATTTGACTCTGCATACACCAACTTTCTTTGGAGCTATGGATAGTAACCACTGGATTAGCCTTCTGCCCAGAGGACCCGAGAAGGATAACACAATGGTCTGGTCCGGCAGCTCACTTTGGTATACCGGCAGTACTGGCCTAAAGATCAAAACAAATGAATGGACCCATCTCGCCTTCACTGTAGACCATGGGGTGTTAGCCGTGTATGTGAATGGCAAGCTTCAATTTACCGGCTCAGGATTCCCAGATGTCTTTACCTCCAAATCTGGAACATTCAGCTTAGGTGTCAACTGGTGGGACCCTGCGTTCAAAGGATCTATTGATGAGCTGAGTATATTTGAAGGTGCGCTCCCCCCTGTACTGGTGGCAGAGTTAGCGAAGATGAAGTGA
- a CDS encoding NAD(P)/FAD-dependent oxidoreductase translates to MSKQILILGGGYGGLLAALTARQHMDASQATITVVNRFASHQIITELHRLAAGTIAEKAVALPLEKLLRNKEIILKVDTVSEIKPDDKKVTLASGATLSYDALVISLGSETAYFGIPGLQEHSFTLKSVAEANRIRAHVEARLDAYKQSGNQADATIVIGGGGLTGVELVGEYADKLPVICREKGINYEDINLYCVEAGPSILAGFPQPLVDRAVTSLEKRGVQIVAGVPITEMKADEVLLKDGRSIKTNTLIWTGGVQGNALVGASGIEVNRGRATVNGALQSTSHEDIFLAGDSAVVFPGEGERPYPPTAQLAWQMGELVGYNIFAYFNGAKMERFTPVFSGTLGSLGRTDAIGTVGANGTQLKGAVATLMKEGSNIRYLSHIKGLFALAY, encoded by the coding sequence ATGTCGAAGCAAATTTTGATCTTGGGCGGCGGGTACGGCGGATTGCTAGCCGCTCTTACAGCACGCCAGCATATGGACGCTAGCCAAGCAACCATTACAGTGGTTAACCGCTTTGCGTCGCACCAAATTATTACGGAACTGCACCGTTTGGCGGCAGGTACAATTGCTGAAAAAGCTGTTGCGCTTCCTTTGGAAAAACTGCTGCGTAACAAAGAAATTATCCTGAAAGTGGATACTGTTTCCGAAATCAAGCCTGACGATAAAAAAGTAACCTTGGCCAGTGGCGCTACGTTGAGCTATGACGCTCTCGTTATTTCCCTGGGCAGCGAAACGGCTTACTTCGGTATTCCAGGACTGCAAGAGCATAGCTTCACGCTGAAATCAGTGGCAGAAGCCAATCGCATTCGCGCACATGTGGAAGCTCGTCTGGATGCTTACAAGCAATCCGGTAACCAAGCAGACGCTACAATCGTTATTGGTGGTGGCGGTCTGACAGGCGTTGAGCTGGTGGGTGAATATGCTGACAAATTGCCTGTAATTTGTCGCGAAAAAGGTATTAACTACGAAGATATCAACTTGTATTGCGTAGAAGCTGGACCATCTATTTTGGCAGGCTTCCCTCAACCACTGGTTGATCGTGCAGTAACAAGCCTTGAAAAACGTGGCGTTCAAATCGTAGCGGGTGTTCCGATTACAGAAATGAAAGCTGACGAAGTTCTCTTGAAAGACGGACGTTCGATCAAAACGAACACACTGATCTGGACAGGCGGCGTACAAGGTAATGCACTGGTTGGCGCATCTGGTATCGAAGTAAACCGTGGTCGCGCAACTGTGAATGGTGCACTGCAATCGACTTCTCACGAAGACATCTTCCTCGCTGGCGACAGCGCAGTGGTGTTCCCGGGTGAAGGCGAGCGTCCATACCCTCCAACTGCACAGTTGGCTTGGCAAATGGGCGAATTAGTTGGTTACAACATCTTTGCTTATTTCAACGGAGCGAAAATGGAACGCTTTACACCAGTATTCTCCGGTACACTGGGCAGCTTGGGCAGAACAGACGCGATCGGTACTGTAGGCGCGAATGGCACCCAACTGAAAGGCGCTGTAGCTACTTTGATGAAGGAAGGCAGTAACATCCGTTACTTGTCCCACATCAAAGGACTTTTTGCATTGGCCTATTAA
- a CDS encoding DUF1641 domain-containing protein, which yields MSENQQEVAVTQEATKESRDVLDQLMKPEVQQSLTVLVENLPKLTEMVTLMTDAYDVARSLATDPVFIGDMKSSMGEFVKPVTDSAKGLASAAIEANDRVQTTDGSVGLFGLLKMLKDPNVQKTLRFSQAFLDILNERQRESK from the coding sequence ATGTCTGAAAACCAACAAGAGGTGGCAGTAACACAGGAAGCTACCAAAGAGTCTCGGGATGTATTGGACCAATTGATGAAACCGGAGGTTCAGCAATCGCTGACCGTGCTGGTAGAAAATCTGCCCAAGTTGACTGAGATGGTTACTTTGATGACCGATGCTTATGATGTAGCTCGCAGTCTAGCGACTGACCCTGTCTTTATCGGAGATATGAAAAGCTCCATGGGAGAGTTTGTGAAGCCTGTTACAGATTCGGCTAAAGGATTGGCGTCTGCTGCAATTGAAGCAAATGACCGTGTACAAACTACGGACGGCAGTGTAGGTCTGTTTGGCCTGCTCAAAATGCTTAAAGATCCGAATGTACAAAAAACGCTGCGTTTCAGCCAGGCTTTCCTGGATATTCTGAATGAGCGCCAACGCGAAAGCAAATAA
- a CDS encoding rhodanese-like domain-containing protein, with protein sequence MAKTFGDMVQEARQHVQGIDSQEARQRMEANPDTFVIDVQDSHDAGACGLIRGSANISLGMLPIRADLEVPQDLRDERLRDRNRPIITTCGAGGQAALAAYTLQQMGFTNVAFIEGGTTAWKESGFEVELY encoded by the coding sequence ATGGCTAAAACATTTGGAGATATGGTTCAAGAAGCGAGGCAGCACGTTCAGGGCATTGATTCACAGGAGGCACGTCAGCGAATGGAGGCAAATCCAGATACATTCGTTATCGATGTACAGGACTCCCATGATGCAGGCGCTTGCGGTCTGATTCGCGGAAGCGCCAATATTTCATTGGGCATGCTGCCCATCCGCGCTGACTTGGAGGTTCCACAGGATTTGCGTGACGAACGTCTACGTGACCGTAACCGCCCCATTATCACCACTTGTGGGGCAGGCGGACAAGCTGCATTGGCAGCTTATACACTCCAGCAGATGGGCTTTACCAATGTAGCTTTTATCGAAGGCGGAACAACAGCCTGGAAGGAATCCGGCTTTGAAGTAGAACTGTACTAA